A segment of the Campylobacter vulpis genome:
AGGACAGGCAACTATGCAAGCTGGCTCAGAAAAATCATTCACACACTCAGAACAAAGGTCGGGATCGATAACATAAATGGGACTATTCTCACAAATAGCATCATCGGGACATTCTTCCCTACAAGCATCACAACAAACACAATCTTTTGTGATTAAAAGAGACATTTTTACCTTTCACAATAAAATAATTTAATCTTATACAATAAGAAAACTTAAAGAAAATATAAACTTAAAGAAACAAAAGAAGAAATTTGCACCATAAGGTGCAAAAATTAAGATTTTTTAGGGAAACAAAAGCGATAGCCCCTACGACGAACCGTTTCTATGGTAGAGATATTGAGTGGTTTATCCATTTTTTGACGAATTTGATTGATAGCTACTTCAATGACATTGGGTGTTACAAGTTCAGGTTCTTCCCAAATTGCATCTAAAAGCTGTTCCTTAGAGACGATTTGATCTGAATGCCTCGCAAGATGCGTTAGCACCTCAAAAGGCTTACCTTTAAGCTCAATATCTTGTCCTTTGTAGGTAATCTTTTCTTCATCTGGGTCTATTGTCAAATCTTCTATTTTAATTACATTTGTTCCACCAAGTCTTAATCTTGCTTCAATTCTCGCTAAAAATATATCAAAATCAAAAGGTTTTTTGATAAAGTCATCAGCACCCAATTTTAAAGCCTTTATTTCATTATCCTTATCTGCTTTTGAAGAGATAATAATCACAGGAGTGCGAGGAGATTTTTGCTTAACAAGACGAATAAGTTCCGCCCCATCACCATCAGCCAAGGTCCAGCTCGCCAAAACCAAATCATAATGCCTAATGCCGATGAAATATTCTCCATCTTTAAAATTCTCAGAGGAATCGCTTTGATAGCCAAATTGAGCAAGATTCTCCACTATGCTCTTATTAAGACCTATATCATCTTCTATAATTAAAATTCTCATTTTTTATCCTTTATATTTAAGAAAATTTTAAAAAGTATAACACAATTTAAGTTAATATTTATTTTTTTATTATATTTCCCTTAAAATTTATGAGCCAAAATTTGAATTATTTGTCGTTGCTTTTGAACCGCCACCAAAAAAGCCCGATTTCGTTCCAGCCTTACTAGCACCTGCTGTTCCAGCCTTATTGAAACTATTCATACTTCTTTGATAAGCGCTTTGATTTGAAAAAGCTCCCCTTTGCTGATTTGCAAAATTTTGATTATTAAAAAGCTTTGAGCCTATCCAGCTACCCAAAATTGCTCCCGCCGCACTTGCTAACAATGTTTCTCCAAGACTTAAGCCTCCACTACTCATTTGTGCATTGTCTTTAGTTAAATTTGAAGTTCCCTCATCTATTTTCGCTGCCTCTTCCTTAATAAGAGCATCCATTTCTTCTTTAGTTAAAACTCTTTCTGTTCCATCAAGTTGCTGTAAAACTACTCTAGTTTCCGCACTTGGAAACTGC
Coding sequences within it:
- a CDS encoding YfhL family 4Fe-4S dicluster ferredoxin; this encodes MSLLITKDCVCCDACREECPDDAICENSPIYVIDPDLCSECVNDFSEPACIVACPYECIIPDPDNSETIEELRLKSRHRED
- the hsrA gene encoding homeostatic response regulator transcription factor HsrA, with product MRILIIEDDIGLNKSIVENLAQFGYQSDSSENFKDGEYFIGIRHYDLVLASWTLADGDGAELIRLVKQKSPRTPVIIISSKADKDNEIKALKLGADDFIKKPFDFDIFLARIEARLRLGGTNVIKIEDLTIDPDEEKITYKGQDIELKGKPFEVLTHLARHSDQIVSKEQLLDAIWEEPELVTPNVIEVAINQIRQKMDKPLNISTIETVRRRGYRFCFPKKS
- a CDS encoding UPF0323 family lipoprotein, which produces MSKIQKILKIGMISGLSAVAAGALVGCNDSTQSLNENTQNAQQGAFVIIEETAPNQYKIKEQFPSAETRVVLQQLDGTERVLTKEEMDALIKEEAAKIDEGTSNLTKDNAQMSSGGLSLGETLLASAAGAILGSWIGSKLFNNQNFANQQRGAFSNQSAYQRSMNSFNKAGTAGASKAGTKSGFFGGGSKATTNNSNFGS